A window of the Mus pahari chromosome 1, PAHARI_EIJ_v1.1, whole genome shotgun sequence genome harbors these coding sequences:
- the LOC110331842 gene encoding olfactory receptor 2AG2-like, with translation MEFRNSTMGNGFILVGILDDSGSPELLCATITALYMLAITSNGVLLLVITMDARLHVPMYLLLGQLSLMDLLLTSVITPKAVMDFLLKDNTISFGGCALQMFLELVLGSAEDLLLAFMAYDRYVAICHPLNYMIFMRPSVCWFIVGAIWILASVIALGFTIYTMSYPFCKSRQIKHLFCEIPPLLKLACADTSTYELMVYLAGVSILILPLAVILASYVRILFTVLHMPSNEGRKKALVTCSSHLIVVGMWYGGSSLMYVLPSQFHSPKQDNILSIFYTVVTPALNPLIYSLRNKEVTGALRRIFGKWLGPAQSTF, from the coding sequence ATGGAGTTTAGGAACTCGACGATGGGCAATGGCTTCATCTTAGTGGGGATTCTGGATGACAGTGGCTCTCCTGAACTGCTCTGTGCCACAATCACAGCCCTGTACATGTTGGCTATAACCAGCAATGGAGTGCTACTTCTGGTCATCACTATGGATGCCCGGCTCCACGTGCCCATGTATCTCCTACTTGGACAGCTGTCTCTCATGGACCTCCTCCTGACATCAGTTATTACTCCAAAGGCTGTCATGGATTTTCTTCTCAAAGACAACACCATCTCCTTTGGAGGTTGTGCCCTTCAGATGTTTCTAGAACTGGTACTGGGTAGTGCAGAGGACCTCCTTCTGGCCTTTATGGCCTATGACAGGTATGTGGCCATTTGTCATCCTCTAAATTATATGATCTTCATGAGGCCAAGTGTTTGCTGGTTCATAGTTGGTGCTATATGGATCCTGGCATCAGTGATAGCCCTAGGATTTACCATCTACACTATGAGTTATCCCTTCTGTAAATCCCGGCAGATCAAACACCTGTTCTGTGAGATTCCTCCATTGCTGAAGCTGGCCTGTGCAGATACGTCCACATACGAGTTGATGGTTTATTTGGCAGGTGTTTCCATTCTGATTCTCCCTCTTGCTGTTATTCTGGCCTCCTATGTACGGATTCTGTTTACTGTACTCCACATGCCCTCAAATGAGGGCAGGAAGAAAGCCCTTGTCACCTGTTCTTCTCATCTGATTGTGGTTGGGATGTGGTATGGGGGTTCTTCACTCATGTATGTCCTTCCCAGTCAATTCCACAGTCCCAAACAAGACAATATCCTCTCCATTTTCTATACTGTTGTCACTCCAGCTTTGAATCCCctcatctacagcctgaggaataAGGAGGTCACAGGGGCTTTAAGGAGAATTTTTGGAAAATGGTTGGGGCCAGCACAATCCACTTTCTAG